One genomic segment of Candidatus Nitrospira nitrificans includes these proteins:
- a CDS encoding DEAD/DEAH box helicase, protein MKTLPAWTATLRDWQSRALSAVRAHQTKDFLAMATPAAGKTRFALRVAHEYLAKQAAARVLVVCPTNHLRTQWSSAAGKIGVQLDPALTNEQAAEAPDYHGAVVTYQQVCLAPAIFQQVSKSKKTLLIFDELHHAGDGKNWGKALRTAFEPAVFRLILSGTPFRSDNNPIPFIRYDQGESRADFAYGYTDAIRDNVCRPIVFPSYEGELSWLSEGREHHATFEDGLKFNRQRERLKTALLQETWLGPVITDAHAQLTRLRKQEQSDAGGLIVCMDQDHARWVAELVARMTGTKAAVAVSDDPAASRTIEEFAGHKTQQWLVAVNMVSEGVDIPRLRVGVYGTNVITEMYFRQVVGRFVRMQEGLPTPQRAWLYLPKDPVLVHYAKQIKAERDHVLEDIMSAGQRDLFGRVTVSTNEYMPLMAVARMDSLIGEEETRTEGGVVASEPAVSLHEQKQDLRDLHRLLVTSLARTSGIDHRRLNAELIARTGSRVDQATTDQLRKRIQLLERWKERGYDGKR, encoded by the coding sequence ATGAAGACCTTGCCTGCCTGGACGGCGACGCTTCGCGATTGGCAGAGCCGCGCGCTCTCGGCCGTCCGTGCCCATCAGACCAAAGATTTTCTGGCGATGGCGACTCCGGCCGCGGGGAAAACGCGGTTTGCCTTGCGCGTGGCGCACGAATATCTGGCGAAACAGGCCGCGGCCCGGGTGCTGGTCGTCTGCCCGACGAATCACCTTCGCACGCAATGGTCGTCCGCCGCGGGCAAGATCGGCGTGCAGCTTGATCCGGCCCTGACCAACGAACAGGCCGCTGAAGCGCCGGACTATCACGGGGCCGTGGTCACCTATCAACAAGTGTGTCTGGCTCCGGCGATCTTTCAGCAGGTCAGCAAGAGCAAGAAGACGCTGCTCATCTTTGACGAGTTGCACCACGCCGGCGACGGCAAGAATTGGGGAAAGGCGCTGCGTACCGCCTTCGAGCCGGCGGTCTTCCGACTGATTCTGTCCGGCACGCCGTTTCGCTCGGACAACAACCCGATCCCGTTTATTCGATATGATCAAGGAGAAAGCCGGGCGGATTTCGCCTACGGGTACACCGACGCGATCCGCGACAATGTCTGCCGGCCCATTGTCTTTCCGAGCTACGAAGGCGAGCTGAGTTGGCTGTCGGAAGGCCGCGAGCATCATGCGACGTTTGAAGACGGGCTGAAGTTCAACCGGCAGCGAGAGCGGCTGAAGACGGCGCTCTTGCAGGAAACCTGGCTTGGTCCGGTCATTACCGATGCCCATGCGCAACTGACTCGGCTTCGGAAACAGGAGCAATCGGATGCCGGTGGGCTGATTGTGTGCATGGATCAGGACCATGCTCGCTGGGTTGCGGAGCTGGTCGCGCGTATGACCGGAACGAAAGCCGCGGTGGCGGTCTCAGACGATCCCGCAGCCTCGCGCACGATCGAGGAGTTTGCCGGGCACAAGACACAGCAGTGGCTGGTGGCGGTGAATATGGTGAGTGAAGGTGTAGACATTCCGCGGCTTCGCGTCGGCGTCTATGGGACGAACGTGATCACGGAGATGTATTTCCGGCAGGTGGTCGGCCGCTTCGTGCGGATGCAGGAGGGTTTGCCCACACCGCAACGGGCCTGGCTCTATCTGCCCAAAGATCCGGTGCTGGTGCATTATGCCAAACAGATCAAGGCGGAACGCGATCATGTGTTGGAAGACATCATGTCGGCCGGGCAACGGGACCTCTTCGGTCGCGTGACAGTTTCGACCAACGAATACATGCCGTTGATGGCCGTGGCCAGAATGGATAGCCTGATCGGCGAAGAGGAAACGCGAACGGAAGGCGGTGTGGTTGCCTCTGAACCGGCGGTCTCACTCCATGAGCAGAAACAAGATCTGCGGGATCTCCACCGGTTGCTGGTCACCAGTCTTGCGAGAACGAGTGGAATCGATCATCGAAGGCTCAACGCGGAACTCATCGCGCGCACCGGCAGCCGCGTCGATCAGGCGACGACGGATCAGCTTCGGAAACGCATTCAACTGCTGGAGCGATGGAAAGAGCGGGGGTATGACGGGAAGCGGTGA
- a CDS encoding endonuclease/exonuclease/phosphatase family protein, which produces MPLWLLYIALTYLWTEPGAARAQDQPAPLHVLTYNLLHDGGWSGFFESGTHLEERLVMTIQELQRLQPDVIALQEASDSRKHGNVPQRIADALGYHMVFEPATQHISGIGLLDRLITAAIGFKEGPAIVSRYPIVTSEVYDLPRCQRRLDPRILLRAEINAPDGPVQVFSAHTSKGDDCQLQRVGELVREHQGTGRTILMGDLNTGEQSPVLTEWQKEPGFIDVFRATNPGVAGGTVWQNIFVEWPTADRRVDFIFLLAGPTGNSPVVHSSRLAFDQPGRLPNGDALWSSDHRGVYAEIEFPPVDRPRLSRLPDTSAR; this is translated from the coding sequence ATGCCCTTGTGGCTTCTGTACATTGCACTGACCTACCTGTGGACTGAGCCGGGAGCAGCCAGGGCTCAAGACCAGCCTGCCCCGTTACATGTCTTGACCTACAACCTCCTGCACGATGGGGGGTGGTCTGGATTTTTCGAGAGCGGCACCCATCTGGAAGAGCGTCTCGTCATGACCATTCAGGAACTGCAGCGGTTGCAACCGGATGTGATCGCGCTGCAAGAAGCGTCGGACAGCCGGAAACACGGCAACGTACCGCAACGGATCGCCGATGCGTTGGGATATCACATGGTATTTGAGCCTGCCACTCAACACATCTCCGGAATCGGTCTTTTGGATCGGCTGATCACCGCAGCCATCGGTTTCAAAGAAGGCCCGGCCATTGTGAGCCGATATCCGATCGTTACCTCGGAGGTCTACGACCTGCCTCGGTGCCAACGCCGCTTGGATCCTCGCATCCTCTTGCGCGCTGAGATCAACGCACCGGATGGACCGGTGCAGGTCTTTTCCGCCCATACTTCAAAAGGGGATGACTGCCAGCTCCAGCGAGTCGGAGAACTGGTCCGTGAACATCAAGGAACAGGACGAACCATTTTGATGGGCGACTTGAATACTGGAGAGCAGTCTCCGGTCCTCACCGAATGGCAGAAAGAACCGGGATTCATCGATGTCTTCCGCGCCACGAATCCCGGCGTCGCCGGAGGAACAGTCTGGCAAAACATTTTCGTGGAATGGCCCACCGCCGATCGTCGCGTCGATTTTATTTTCTTGCTTGCTGGGCCTACCGGCAACAGTCCGGTCGTGCATTCAAGCCGTCTGGCCTTTGACCAACCCGGGCGCCTTCCAAACGGCGATGCCCTCTGGTCCTCGGACCACCGCGGTGTGTATGCGGAAATTGAGTTCCCCCCCGTCGACCGGCCACGGCTCAGCCGGCTACCAGATACAAGCGCTCGCTAA
- a CDS encoding glutaredoxin family protein, which translates to MANITLLVSPSCGACPSAKNLWKQLRVKYSFSYREVDITTKDGQELADRHSVRAVPATIIDGRLTFVGVPSRESAEKAIQLKIKQREG; encoded by the coding sequence ATGGCAAACATTACGTTACTTGTATCGCCCAGTTGCGGGGCCTGTCCCTCCGCGAAGAACCTGTGGAAACAGTTGCGCGTGAAATACAGCTTTTCCTACCGGGAGGTGGACATCACCACGAAAGACGGGCAGGAGTTGGCGGACCGCCATTCGGTGCGCGCTGTCCCCGCGACCATTATCGATGGTCGGCTGACGTTCGTCGGTGTCCCAAGTCGGGAAAGCGCGGAAAAGGCCATTCAATTGAAGATCAAACAGCGAGAAGGGTAG
- a CDS encoding DUF3817 domain-containing protein translates to MGQIRRFRMTALAEGSSFLLLLFVAMPMKYVMGMPRVVTVVGAIHGILFLAYVAQLVTLRSPHQWDNRFSFAAFLASLLPFGPFIFDKHLREKEAATN, encoded by the coding sequence ATGGGGCAAATTCGAAGATTTAGAATGACCGCCTTAGCCGAAGGGAGTTCATTTCTTCTGCTGCTATTCGTCGCGATGCCGATGAAGTATGTGATGGGGATGCCGAGAGTGGTAACCGTCGTGGGGGCGATTCACGGAATCCTGTTCCTGGCCTACGTCGCCCAGTTAGTTACGTTACGATCCCCCCATCAATGGGACAACCGGTTTTCATTCGCCGCCTTTCTGGCTTCTCTTCTCCCGTTTGGACCGTTCATCTTCGACAAACACCTGCGTGAGAAAGAAGCCGCCACGAACTGA
- a CDS encoding DNA topoisomerase VI subunit B: MKKAAAKQAERVTAIEMGARQREISVSEFFTKNRHLLGFDNPRKALLTCVKEAVDNALDACEEAGILPDVTVKLEVVSNGEPVAPSQATRFRITVTDNGPGIVRQQIPRIFAKLLYGSKFHRLRMSRGQQGIGISAAGMYGQLTTGKPVKIISRIGPKAAAHFFEVQIDTKKNEPLVHENKQIDWEQPRGTQVTLEVEGKYQKGRASVDEWLEQTSIANPHVRLLYHTPEGEMKEYPRTYHELPPQPREIKPHPYGIEFGMLLKMMQDTKSHTLSGFLATDFCRLSSQMADDICKASKVSPDAKPRELKGPVAETLYKTLQDTKIMAPPTNCISPIGEKAILSGLYKQIKGEFYTAVSRPPAVYRGNPFIIEAGLAYGNRPQDQNKPQQPAMPKAEGEHEEEGSELARVIRYANRVPLLYQQSACSTFKAVLSTTWKNYGLAQSRGALPGGPMVIFVHMASVWVPFTSESKEAIADYDEIQKEITLALRECGRRLGLFVRRRERAASEFRRRNIFELYIEEVVEACNRLKGGTLPKQKLKEQLQKIATSRTGGQKTDEALGKTGGGPEGLPHSIIVTADGVEGEAELATQVEADQAAAESDSLDAGRSTDEPGSKGTSTKETAAKTAPKKTAGQSDQIALFAGQPVVKKTVGGKSPKRAKTSGPRKPK, encoded by the coding sequence ATGAAGAAAGCCGCCGCCAAGCAGGCGGAGCGGGTGACTGCGATAGAGATGGGGGCGCGTCAGCGGGAAATCTCCGTCTCGGAATTTTTCACGAAGAACCGGCACCTGCTGGGCTTCGACAATCCGCGCAAGGCGTTGCTGACCTGCGTGAAAGAAGCCGTCGACAATGCGCTCGACGCCTGCGAAGAGGCCGGGATTCTTCCAGATGTGACGGTCAAGCTTGAGGTGGTGTCGAACGGCGAGCCGGTTGCGCCGAGCCAAGCGACCAGATTCCGCATCACGGTGACGGACAACGGCCCCGGCATCGTTCGCCAGCAGATTCCTCGGATCTTCGCGAAGCTGCTTTACGGGTCCAAATTCCATCGGTTGCGGATGAGCCGCGGACAGCAGGGCATCGGCATCTCCGCCGCCGGGATGTACGGGCAGCTGACGACCGGCAAGCCGGTCAAAATTATTTCCCGCATCGGTCCGAAGGCCGCCGCGCATTTCTTCGAAGTCCAGATCGACACGAAGAAGAACGAGCCGTTGGTGCATGAGAACAAGCAGATTGATTGGGAGCAGCCACGGGGCACGCAAGTCACGCTGGAGGTCGAAGGGAAATACCAGAAGGGGCGCGCCTCGGTCGATGAATGGCTGGAGCAGACATCAATCGCCAATCCGCATGTCAGACTCCTGTATCACACTCCCGAAGGGGAGATGAAAGAATACCCGCGCACCTATCACGAACTGCCGCCTCAACCTCGCGAGATCAAGCCCCATCCGTACGGCATCGAGTTCGGCATGTTGCTCAAGATGATGCAGGACACGAAGAGCCATACGCTGTCCGGCTTCCTGGCTACTGATTTTTGCCGGTTGTCCTCTCAGATGGCCGATGACATCTGCAAGGCGTCGAAGGTGTCGCCTGATGCCAAACCTCGCGAACTCAAGGGGCCTGTGGCGGAGACGCTGTATAAGACCTTACAAGACACAAAGATCATGGCGCCGCCGACCAATTGTATTTCACCGATCGGCGAGAAGGCGATTCTTTCAGGGCTCTATAAGCAGATCAAAGGGGAGTTTTACACGGCCGTCAGTCGGCCACCCGCCGTCTATCGCGGCAACCCGTTCATCATCGAAGCCGGACTTGCGTATGGGAACCGGCCACAAGACCAAAACAAGCCGCAACAGCCGGCCATGCCGAAGGCTGAAGGGGAGCATGAGGAGGAAGGTTCGGAGCTCGCCCGCGTGATCCGCTACGCGAATCGGGTGCCGCTGCTGTACCAGCAATCGGCCTGTTCGACGTTCAAGGCGGTCCTGAGCACAACCTGGAAAAACTATGGCTTAGCGCAGTCGCGCGGGGCGCTCCCCGGCGGACCGATGGTGATCTTCGTGCATATGGCATCGGTCTGGGTGCCGTTCACGAGCGAATCGAAGGAAGCGATCGCCGACTACGATGAGATCCAAAAAGAAATTACCCTGGCGCTTCGCGAGTGCGGCAGGCGGCTTGGCCTGTTCGTTCGGCGGCGCGAACGGGCGGCCAGCGAATTTCGACGACGTAATATCTTCGAACTGTATATCGAGGAAGTCGTCGAGGCGTGCAATCGGCTGAAGGGCGGCACGCTTCCGAAGCAAAAACTGAAAGAGCAGCTCCAGAAGATTGCCACCTCCCGCACGGGCGGTCAGAAAACCGATGAAGCGCTTGGGAAGACCGGCGGAGGACCTGAAGGCTTGCCGCATTCGATTATCGTGACGGCGGACGGAGTGGAAGGCGAAGCGGAATTGGCCACGCAAGTCGAGGCCGATCAGGCCGCGGCAGAGTCGGATTCGCTTGATGCCGGACGATCGACTGACGAGCCGGGCTCGAAGGGAACATCCACCAAGGAGACGGCCGCGAAAACGGCGCCGAAGAAGACAGCCGGACAATCGGACCAGATCGCGCTCTTTGCCGGACAGCCCGTGGTAAAGAAGACGGTAGGTGGAAAATCTCCCAAGCGGGCGAAGACCTCAGGGCCGCGCAAACCGAAATAG
- a CDS encoding DNA topoisomerase IV subunit A, with protein sequence MTTKTKKTTPVEKKLISLADIVIQAADRSKDPTFQIPIRALSNVSFNERKGLIEMGSKKQERSFFNVGMAKKFMQTVLVADALSELQRADLTTSLREIYYRTKHTIRDSHENTFDTQDESDPVIEDLEVSLAALREELHVRAENSGSIVGPVVFGDDGDRVDCAKLGKGGYSVPSIVEPEYLEIRRCTADFVLLVEKGTQWNRLSEDKFWRRYNCVLLTGNGQPPRGVRRLARRLHEEYKLPVYVLVDNDPWGYYIYSVIKQGSINLAFESQRMAIPKAKFMGLSSADPERYELPRNVGIKLNDKDIARAKELMNYEWFKKPAWQAEIKRMLASGLKYELDALANKDFQYLTKKYLPRKLKEKDWLD encoded by the coding sequence ATGACGACCAAGACAAAGAAAACCACGCCGGTCGAAAAGAAGCTGATCAGCTTGGCCGATATTGTGATCCAAGCGGCCGATCGATCGAAAGACCCGACGTTTCAGATTCCCATCCGCGCGCTCTCGAACGTGTCCTTCAATGAGCGGAAGGGGCTGATCGAGATGGGGAGTAAGAAGCAGGAGCGGTCGTTTTTCAACGTAGGCATGGCGAAGAAATTCATGCAGACGGTGTTGGTGGCGGATGCCCTCTCCGAATTGCAGCGAGCCGATCTGACCACCTCGCTTCGAGAAATTTACTACCGCACGAAACATACGATCAGAGACTCTCACGAGAATACATTCGATACGCAGGATGAATCCGATCCCGTGATCGAGGATCTCGAAGTGTCCCTTGCCGCGCTCCGGGAGGAGCTGCATGTGCGGGCGGAAAATAGCGGCAGCATTGTCGGGCCGGTGGTCTTCGGCGACGACGGCGATCGCGTCGATTGTGCCAAGCTGGGGAAGGGCGGGTATTCGGTGCCGTCGATCGTGGAGCCGGAGTATCTGGAGATCCGGCGCTGTACGGCGGACTTCGTGCTGCTCGTGGAAAAAGGCACCCAGTGGAACCGGTTGTCCGAAGATAAGTTCTGGCGACGCTATAACTGTGTGTTGCTCACGGGCAACGGCCAGCCCCCGCGAGGCGTTCGGCGCCTGGCGCGGCGGCTCCATGAAGAATACAAACTGCCGGTGTATGTCTTGGTGGATAATGATCCGTGGGGATACTATATCTATTCCGTCATCAAGCAGGGCTCGATCAATCTCGCGTTCGAAAGCCAGCGGATGGCGATTCCAAAAGCCAAGTTCATGGGCTTGTCCAGCGCCGATCCGGAGCGATACGAGCTGCCGCGCAATGTCGGGATCAAATTGAACGACAAAGACATCGCGCGCGCGAAAGAATTGATGAACTATGAGTGGTTCAAGAAGCCGGCTTGGCAGGCGGAAATCAAGCGCATGCTCGCGAGCGGATTGAAGTACGAACTCGACGCGCTGGCCAATAAGGATTTTCAGTATCTGACGAAGAAGTATCTGCCGAGGAAGCTCAAAGAAAAAGATTGGCTGGACTAA